From one Lycium barbarum isolate Lr01 chromosome 6, ASM1917538v2, whole genome shotgun sequence genomic stretch:
- the LOC132645936 gene encoding protein SRC2-like, translating to MDWRPLDVMVISATGIKNVNYFFTMDVYVEVSIFGYAKNTKRTFIDKKGGTNPKWNYPMKFTLDEPSLTKPGLSLCFCLRSDRFFGDKDIGIVSIPINDIFGQSASGPDGSAEKVVEYQVFTPVSGKPRGTLRFSYKFGKKYGQPPEQMFKNVNQTNGTYNQNAPVTAYPYAQTGNNNMPPPGMGYGTPNPNQGMAYQQPPAGYPPAGGYNTSGYQPGGYSPAGYPQTGYGYPPQQQQQGYGGYPPVQQVQNPQKKSKMGGMGAGVGLGLAGGLLGGMLVGEMVSDVGHDMDAYDQGYDDAMDDMDY from the coding sequence ATGGATTGGCGTCCGTTAGATGTCATGGTGATCTCTGCCACCGGCATAAAGAATGTCAATTACTTCTTCACAATGGATGTTTACGTCGAAGTTTCAATTTTTGGCTATGCAAAAAACACAAAACGAACCTTCATTGACAAAAAAGGTGGCACAAATCCTAAATGGAATTACCCAATGAAATTCACATTAGACGAGCCTTCCCTCACAAAACCTGGCCTTTCCCTCTGCTTTTGCCTCCGATCCGATCGCTTTTTCGGCGACAAAGATATTGGCATTGTCTCAATCCCTATAAATGATATCTTTGGTCAATCTGCTTCCGGACCTGATGGAAGCGCCGAAAAAGTTGTGGAGTATCAAGTTTTCACCCCAGTTTCTGGTAAACCTAGAGGAACCCTCAGGTTTTCTTATAAGTTTGGGAAGAAATATGGACAACCTCCGGAGCAAATGTTCAAAAATGTAAATCAAACTAATGGCACTTATAACCAAAATGCGCCTGTCACAGCTTATCCATATGCCCAGACAGGGAATAATAATATGCCACCACCTGGCATGGGGTATGGAACGCCAAATCCCAACCAGGGGATGGCGTATCAGCAACCACCAGCAGGATATCCTCCTGCTGGTGGTTACAACACTAGTGGATATCAGCCAGGTGGATATTCTCCAGCAGGATATCCACAAACTGGATATGGATATCCtccgcaacaacaacaacaaggttACGGAGGATATCCACCCGTGCAACAAGTGCAAAACCCACAGAAAAAGAGCAAAATGGGAGGGATGGGAGCAGGGGTTGGATTGGGTTTGGCAGGAGGGTTGCTTGgtggtatgttggttggtgaAATGGTTTCTGATGTTGGACATGATATGGATGCCTATGATCAAGGTTATGATGATGCCATGGACGATATGGATTATTAA
- the LOC132645934 gene encoding SART-1 family protein DOT2-like yields the protein MDQDDALLFDNDDNVDLTKTYKRARKLTLKKQEGLAKTNFPESIVSLINDSTLDHNPSSISGKSQVVFTEMGEFVSGLLLHELKEQKPSINVLPNHSTKKEEKPVITPDEKIREVPIGKGLSEVLKLMRERGTLKEDIELGCRNTDKKKSKLVDVRCDEEGEKEIHIERTDEYGRNLTPKEAFRVFCHGFHGKEPGKKKQEKRMRQYQLELKIKKMKN from the coding sequence ATGGACCAAGATGATGCACTATTATTTGACAATGATGATAACGTGGATCTTACAAAAACCTACAAAAGAGCCAGAAAGCTTACTTTGAAAAAGCAAGAGGGCCTTGCCAAAACTAATTTTCCAGAGTCAATTGTTTCCCTGATTAATGATTCAACCCTGGATCATAATCCAAGTTCTATATCTGGAAAGTCACAAGTTGTCTTCACAGAGATGGGAGAATTTGTCTCGGGTCTTCTTCTTCATGAATTAAAAGAACAAAAACCTAGTATTAATGTGCTGCCAAATCACTCAACCAAGAAAGAGGAGAAACCAGTTATAACTCCAGACGAGAAAATACGTGAAGTTCCAATTGGCAAAGGTTTATCAGAGGTTCTCAAATTAATGAGAGAACGAGGTACACTCAAAGAAGATATTGAATTGGGTTGTCGAAACACGGACAAGAAGAAAAGCAAGCTCGTAGACGTTCGTTGTGATGAGGAAGGGGAAAAAGAAATACACATTGAGAGGACTGATGAGTATGGAAGAAATCTAACTCCAAAGGAGGCTTTTCGGGTGTTTTGCCATGGATTTCATGGGAAGGAGCCTGGAAAAAAGAAGCAAGAAAAACGTATGCGGCAATACCAGTTGGAGCTGAAGataaaaaagatgaaaaattaa